The Deinococcus puniceus genome segment TGTTGTCGCTGCGAACCACCTGCGCGGTCAACACCTGCCCTTCGCGGTCTTTGTACTCGTTGAAGACCACGTTGCGCTCGGTTTCACGCATTTTCTGCGTCAGCGTCTGCTTGGCGGCCTGCAAAGCAATGCGCGAAAACTTCTCGCGGTCTACAGGGAATTCCATTTCCATACCGATTTCCACGCCCGGATCGAGTTCCAGCGCGTCGGCAAGGCTGATCTGCATATGCTCGTCTTCGGCCTTCTCCACGACTTCCCGCACAACCAGCACTTCCAGCTCGCCGCTGCCGGGATCGAGGTGAACTTCGATGCGCTTGTCGGGTTCCACGTTGCGGGTGTAGGCCTGCGCCAGAGACTGCTCGAAGGCTTCGATCAGCTGCATTTCGTTGATGTTGCGGGCCTGCGCCACTTCACGCAGCGCGTCCGCAAAGTTAAATTCCGGTTGGGTCATATCACGCTTCCTTATAGAACTTGAAGAGAGGGCGGCTCATCGGTGACGATCCGGGAATTCAGCGAGGTTTCCCTGAAACGTTCCGACTTTGAGGGTCACGTCGCCTCCGGTCACCTCGAAGGTCACCTGATCGCCGTCTATGCTCTTGATCGGCGCGGTAAACGCCTGCCCTTCGCCGCGCACACGGGCCTTCAGGCCTACCATGCGCTCGAAGTGCCGGGCCGTAATCAGGGGCCGTTTGGCTCCCGGCGACTCGAACTCTAGGCGGTATTCGCTGGCAATCGGGTCAAGGCGGTCAAACTCCGCTTCGGCGGCGCGGCTGGCTTTCGTCAGATCGGACATGGTCACAGGCTGCTCGTCCAGTCGGTCAATCCGCACCAGCACAATCGGTTGCCCGCCCATGTTCTGCATCTGCACTTCCAGCACTTCTAAGCCCAGATGCTCCACCGCCGCCTGAGCGATGGCCTGTAACTTGTGACCAGTTTCCTTCTGCCCCGCAGTTGCGGGCGTGAGGGGCTGATCGTATGAATTGTCGGCTGAATTCTCGGCTAAGTGATCACTGGTGTTGTCGGCTGCGTTGTTATTCATATTGTGTCGGCCAATCGTGCGGCCTGAAAACCACCCCCTCCACGAAAAAAGGTGGGCAAATCACCCACCCCTCAATCGAGGAATTCTGAAGGCCAGTATACAGGATGGGGGCCAGAACGCGGAGAAAGGCGTTACAAAGAGCGTGTGGGCCGCTGCACTCTGGTTATTTTTGAGCGTCTATCACGATCACGCCGTCTTGCAGGCGGGCCAGTTCCGCCCCCTCATGGCCCTCCATGCGGCGCATGTTGCTCAGACTGCTGCCTTCCGGGGCACGGGCCACCGCGTTCCCGATCCGAATCTGTGGGCTGGCAATTGGACGCCCCCACACGATGGCTCCTTCATGGCCGCCGAATCCAGCATGTACCACGCCCCGCAAGGCTCCCATGACGATCACGTCGCCGCCCGCCACAATTTCCACGCCCGGATTCACGTCGCCCATGACCACCACGCTGCCCCGGTATTCGCCCCGGAATCCGGCCCGCAGGTTGTGCGGCACGACTTCGGTGCGGGCCTGAGCGGGGCCGAAATCGGTGGGTGTCGCCGCATTCGGGCCAGTGACTGTTACGCGCGGCGCACGCACTCGCCCCGGCATTCCGCCTGCTGCCCGGATCGCGGAGAGTGCCGCTTCCAGCGCCTCTGGGTCGGCGTCTCCATCCACTTCGATGGTCACACTGGTCGTCAGCAACTCTGCCCGGACAGCCAGTGCCCCGGCCACGTCTGGCCCGGTGTCGCCCGGTTCCAACAAGAGGTTCAGTCCACCCAAAGTGCCACGCAACTTCATGATCCTCACTGTAGCGTCAGTTTGCACAAAGTGTCTGACTCTGCCCGCACCGAACAGACATTTCTTTTCTACTCCACACATACACTTGAGGGCCGCCGACGTGCGCTGGGGCGTGTTTTTTGCCTCCCACTCCGCCGCGCGTGACAGTGTTGTTTAGCAGATGTGCCAAATCGGAATGCGGTCTTCACCCATTTGGTGTAAGATGCTTCTCATGCCCTTTCAGGAGTCCAACCTTGGTGCAGCTTGATTCTGGCGCGGTCGCAGAAGGCCGCGTCACACGCGTCACCGATTTCGGTGCGTTTATCCAGTTCGAGAACGGTGAAACTGGCCTTGTGCACATCTCGCAGATCGCCCACTCATTCGTCCGGAACATCCACGATCACGTCCGCGAGGGCGAAAACGTAGAAGTTAAAGTTCTGGGCCGCGATGATCGGGGCCGCCTCGATTTGTCTATCAAAGAACTGCTGGAAGAACCTGAAGAAGTGCCCCGGCCCCGCGCCATTGGCCGTCAGAGTCCTCAGTTCGAAGCCAAGCTGCGTTCGTTTATGCGTGATGCAAAAGAGCGCACCACCGCTGGCGGCGGCAAGAAGCCTGCCTCCACCTCCACCAAGCGCAAGAAGTAAATTCGGAGCGCAAAAATTCTCAGACCAGATGGAAGGGCGGCCCAGTGCTGCTCTTCTTTCTTTTGGTGTATGGCGGCATCTAAGGGTCTAAAGTACTGGGGCGGAGGCGTTTTTGAGCCCTGCTGTCCTGTGTCGCCTACATTTTGGGCAGACCTTGAAATCAGTACTTTGCCCTTCAGACGCCCCTGCCTCACACCCTAGCCGCCTCTTTCATTACGCTGTAGGCAGAACGCGCTATGCTAGGCCCGATGATTGCCGCTCCTTCTCACCTTGATGCCCTGAAAATTCTGAAATCCGTCTGGGGCTATGACGCCTTTCGGGGCGTGCAGGGCGGCATTGTGCAGACTGTGCTGGACGGCGGCAACGCGCTGGTGCTGATGCCCACAGGCGGGGGCAAAAGCTTGTGTTACCAACTGCCCGCCCTCCTGCGCCCCGGCGTGGGCATCATCGTGTCGCCCCTGATCGCGCTGATGAAAGATCAGGTGGATACGCTGCGGCAATTGGGCGTGCGGGCCGCGTTCCTCAATTCCAGCCTCAGCCTCAGCGAAGTGCGGGACGTGGAATCGGCGCTGATGGCAGGCGAACTCGATCTGCTGTATGCCGCGCCGGAGCGCCTGCTGCTGCCGCGTACCCTTGAACTGCTGGAGCGCGTGCAGATCGCCCTGTTCGCGGTAGATGAAGCGCACTGCGTGTCTCAGTGGGGGCACGATTTCCGGCCTGAGTATCAGCAGTTATCGGTGCTGCCGGGACGTTTTCCCACCATTCCGCGGCTTGCCCTGACCGCCACTGCCGATGACCGCACCCGCGCCGACATCGTGCAGGTGTTGGGCCTGACGGGTGCACCCGCCTTCGTCAGTTCCTTTGATCGGCCCAATATCCAGTACCGGGTGGCGGCCAAAGAGAGTCCCAAGTTGCAACTGCTGGATTTTATTCGTTCCGAACACGCCGGAGACGCGGGCATCGTGTACTGCATGAGCCGCAAGTCGGTAGAGGAAACCGCCAAGTGGCTGGTGGCGCAGGGCATAGACGCCGTGCCGTACCATGCGGGCCTCGCTCCCCGTGAGCGCGAATATGCCCAGAACCGCTTTCTGAACGAAGAAGGCCTGATCGTGGTGGCAACGGTGGCCTTCGGCATGGGCATAGACAAACCCAACGTGCGCTTCGTGGCCCACCTTGATTTGCCCAAAAGCATGGAGGGCTATTATCAGGAAACCGGGCGTGCGGGCCGGGACAGCTTGCCCAGCACGGCGTGGATGGTGTACGGCCTAGCCGACGTGGTGAACGTGCGCCGGATGCTGGCCCAAAGTGCCGCGCCCGAAGAAGTGCGCCGCGTGGAAGCCGCCAAGTTGGACGCCCTGCTGACCTACTGCGAAACCGCCACCTGCCGCCGCCAAATGCTGCTGGACTACTTCGGAGAAAATATGGCCGAAGCCTGCGGCAACTGCGACACCTGCCTCACGCCGCCGCGCACCCGTGACGCTACCCGTGAGGCGCAGATGGCCCTGTCTGCCGCCATTCGCACTGGCAACCGCTTCGGCGCGGCGCACCTGACCGACGTGCTGCTGGGCCGCGACACCGAAAAAGTGCGTGGCATGGGCCACAACCTCTTGCCTACTTTCGGCGTGGGGGCGGATCACAGCGAAAAAACGTGGCGCAATGTGCTGCGTCAATTGGTCAGTCTCGGCTACCTGAACACCGACGCCAATGGGCACGGCAGCCTGATCGCGACGGCCAAAGCTCGCCCGCTGCTGAAAGGTGAAACGACTCTGAGCCTGCGCGAAGACGTGTTGCTGCCGCGCACGGCCAGCCGCGCCGAACGACGCCCCAACAACTGCTCGGCCACCCTGAATGCCGCCGATCAACCTGTGTTCGATGCGCTGCGGGCATGGCGACTGACCAAAGCGCGTGAACAGAGCGTGCCGCCGTATGTCATCTTCCACGACGCCACCCTGACCGCCATTGCCCAAATGCGCCCCGGCAGTTTGGCCGCGCTGGGCAGTGTCACGGGTGTGGGTGGCCGCAAGCTTGATGCTTACGGAGACGACGTTCTGGCCGTGATTCGTGATCTCGGCAGCATCTCATCTCCGGCCCTCACCCGCCAGCAGGCCGAAGCGGTGCGCGGCGTGTCCTCCAATCTGGCGGTGCTGAATGTACTGAAGGCCGCGCCAAAGGCCCCCGCGAAGGCGACGGCGTCCCCAGCTACTCCGCCCGCCACACTCACCGACGCTCTGCGCGAACTGCGCACCAGCCTTAGCCGCGAATCGGAACTTAGCGCCTTCCTGATCTTTCCCAATGCCACTCTAGAAGCATTGGCTCAACGCCAACCGCGCCGCGTGGCCGATCTACACGGCATTCCCGGAATGGGGGAGAAACGCATTCAAGCGTATGGGGAGCGAATTGTGGGCGTCGTTCGGAGCGTGAACGCCGATTGATTCTCGGTTCTAGGATTCGATTGGGCATGGGGGAGAATCCGATCCAGAAATTTTATATGGGAATAACTCAGACTGCTTATTATCGGTAATCTAGACTGGTTTTCAGGTTTCAGATGAACCCCCTCCACCCGGCGTTCCCCTTTGCCGCGCCGTATGGCCGTCTATCTCGCGTTGCAGAAAGTAGTTCAATAGCGTTCTGAGGGTGGCGATGGCGGCCAGTTTGCCGATTTCATCCCAAGTGGGCGCAATGGCCGTTCTGAGAATGTCGGCGGCCAGCGTGAATTCCAGCGCCACCGCTAACCAGCGGGCCAAATCAAGGCGGATTCGCTCCTTGGTCAGATCAGGTACGGCGGAGCGGGACAGGAAAGCTTTCAGGGCACGCCAAGTAGCGATCAGGACAGCTAGCGTAATGATCAGCGCGGCGGCGGCCTCGACTCCTGTCGCCACCAACGCCGTCCAGACCTTCACCGTGCCTTCTATCACCCCTCTGTTATAGCGGCCCAAGCTGGCGCGGCGTCCTTAGAAATACTTGTTTACAGCGTCAGCGCCAGCCGCACGGCTTCGGCCAATCCGCCGTCATCCACGTGTCCCACATGGTAGCGGGCCGCTTCGCGTGCTGGGGCGTCGGCGTTGCCCATCGCCACCGGATGCCCCACCACCTGCATGGCCGATACGTCGTTTTCTCCGTCGCCCACCATCATCACGCGGTCTAGGGTCAGGCCGTAGCCCGCCGCAATCCGGCGAATGGCGCTGCCCTTGCTGACGCCTGCGCGGGTGGCCGAAATAAACATCACGTCGGGCATGGCGGGGCTGCCCGCCGGGTGAAGGTCAAGTCCGTCGTGGGGTTCATTCACCACTTCGGTTTCCTGTGCTCTGGGCACCACCCACTGCGCCCGAACCCGCGTGCCCACCAACGTTTCAGGCTCACGTGGGGCATACGGCACCCCCAGCAACGTCGCGTGGCGCTCGGCATAATCTCCGGGCTGCGTTACGGCCCATTCGGTGTCGGTGTAGACCTCCAAGAGCCGCCCCGTCTGGCGGGCGTGGGCGATCAGGTGGTTCAGCGGCCCATCGGGAATCGGTTCGCTCATACTTTCGCCGTCTCCGGCATTCACGATGCTCGCCCCGTTCTGAAACACATGCCAGCCGTCGGCGTCCATCCGCTGGGCGTACCCCAGAGCATGGCCCAGTGCGGGCCGCCCACTACACAGCGCGATCCGGACACCCTGCGCCCGCGCCCCAGCCAGCGCCGCCCACACGTCGTCCCGAATCAGGTTGCCAGTTCCCACCAGCGTTCCGTCCACATCCACACAGATCAAACCGAGCATATAGGGTGCAGTCTAGGGCGTTTGCAGAAGGCACTGGGTCAGGAATCTAGCAGGGTGGACGTGTTGAAGAGAGGGTGCGAAGACCCGCACTCGTGTCCCTGTCGCTCGAATGAGGAGCAGGATTTAATTAAACAGGAATAACCCAAAGCCAATGACCACGACTAGCAGCAGTGAGAGCCAGTATTCCGATCTGTTCCATGCCACCACCCTACACTTCCCGTTTCCACACCCCTTCCCTGTCCAGCACCGCGCACCCGCCCACATACACCGCCGTTACCGTCTGCCCGCGCACTTCCACCTCCACTTCCACCTCTCCCGGCGTGCCCAGCGCGTGGCCCTGAAACACCACACCGCAGGCCCGCTCATTTCGTACCGGCAATTTTCCTTCTGCCGCCAACAGCGCCATCAAAGCGCCCGCCGCGCTGCCGGTCACCGGGTCTTCAGGAATGCCCACCGCCGGAGCAAAATCCCGCGCCGCAAAGCGGTTCACTCCCACCGGCGTGTAGGCGTACACGCTCACCACATCCAGCGCCTCCGACAGCATCCGAATCTGGGCCAGATTGGGTTCCAGACCGTCCAGAATCACGCTGTCCAGCAGCGGCACGAATACGCTCCACAAGCCTGTGCTGCTCGCAGCCAGCGGCAAACCTCTGTGGATCATCCGGACGTCTAAGCCCAAGGCTTCGGCCAAATCGGCGTGCAGGCTACGCGGTACGGCCCGCACTTCCGGTAAGCGCTGCTTCATCCACACGCGCGACGGCACGCCCGCGTCACACACCAATTGCAGCGGAATCCTCCCCACCAACGTTTCCAGCACCAAGTCTTCTCCGGCCCAGTGCCCGTTCTGCGCCAGCATCAGCCCCAGCGCCACAGTCGCGTGCCCGCAAAAATCCACTTCCTGCGAGGGCGTGAAGTACCGAACCCGCACTGCGCCGCTGCTGA includes the following:
- the rimP gene encoding ribosome maturation factor RimP, with the protein product MNNNAADNTSDHLAENSADNSYDQPLTPATAGQKETGHKLQAIAQAAVEHLGLEVLEVQMQNMGGQPIVLVRIDRLDEQPVTMSDLTKASRAAEAEFDRLDPIASEYRLEFESPGAKRPLITARHFERMVGLKARVRGEGQAFTAPIKSIDGDQVTFEVTGGDVTLKVGTFQGNLAEFPDRHR
- a CDS encoding septum site-determining protein MinC, producing MKLRGTLGGLNLLLEPGDTGPDVAGALAVRAELLTTSVTIEVDGDADPEALEAALSAIRAAGGMPGRVRAPRVTVTGPNAATPTDFGPAQARTEVVPHNLRAGFRGEYRGSVVVMGDVNPGVEIVAGGDVIVMGALRGVVHAGFGGHEGAIVWGRPIASPQIRIGNAVARAPEGSSLSNMRRMEGHEGAELARLQDGVIVIDAQK
- a CDS encoding S1 RNA-binding domain-containing protein, with translation MVQLDSGAVAEGRVTRVTDFGAFIQFENGETGLVHISQIAHSFVRNIHDHVREGENVEVKVLGRDDRGRLDLSIKELLEEPEEVPRPRAIGRQSPQFEAKLRSFMRDAKERTTAGGGKKPASTSTKRKK
- the recQ gene encoding DNA helicase RecQ, translating into MIAAPSHLDALKILKSVWGYDAFRGVQGGIVQTVLDGGNALVLMPTGGGKSLCYQLPALLRPGVGIIVSPLIALMKDQVDTLRQLGVRAAFLNSSLSLSEVRDVESALMAGELDLLYAAPERLLLPRTLELLERVQIALFAVDEAHCVSQWGHDFRPEYQQLSVLPGRFPTIPRLALTATADDRTRADIVQVLGLTGAPAFVSSFDRPNIQYRVAAKESPKLQLLDFIRSEHAGDAGIVYCMSRKSVEETAKWLVAQGIDAVPYHAGLAPREREYAQNRFLNEEGLIVVATVAFGMGIDKPNVRFVAHLDLPKSMEGYYQETGRAGRDSLPSTAWMVYGLADVVNVRRMLAQSAAPEEVRRVEAAKLDALLTYCETATCRRQMLLDYFGENMAEACGNCDTCLTPPRTRDATREAQMALSAAIRTGNRFGAAHLTDVLLGRDTEKVRGMGHNLLPTFGVGADHSEKTWRNVLRQLVSLGYLNTDANGHGSLIATAKARPLLKGETTLSLREDVLLPRTASRAERRPNNCSATLNAADQPVFDALRAWRLTKAREQSVPPYVIFHDATLTAIAQMRPGSLAALGSVTGVGGRKLDAYGDDVLAVIRDLGSISSPALTRQQAEAVRGVSSNLAVLNVLKAAPKAPAKATASPATPPATLTDALRELRTSLSRESELSAFLIFPNATLEALAQRQPRRVADLHGIPGMGEKRIQAYGERIVGVVRSVNAD
- a CDS encoding DUF1622 domain-containing protein, with the translated sequence MKVWTALVATGVEAAAALIITLAVLIATWRALKAFLSRSAVPDLTKERIRLDLARWLAVALEFTLAADILRTAIAPTWDEIGKLAAIATLRTLLNYFLQREIDGHTARQRGTPGGGGSSET
- a CDS encoding Cof-type HAD-IIB family hydrolase, with product MLGLICVDVDGTLVGTGNLIRDDVWAALAGARAQGVRIALCSGRPALGHALGYAQRMDADGWHVFQNGASIVNAGDGESMSEPIPDGPLNHLIAHARQTGRLLEVYTDTEWAVTQPGDYAERHATLLGVPYAPREPETLVGTRVRAQWVVPRAQETEVVNEPHDGLDLHPAGSPAMPDVMFISATRAGVSKGSAIRRIAAGYGLTLDRVMMVGDGENDVSAMQVVGHPVAMGNADAPAREAARYHVGHVDDGGLAEAVRLALTL
- a CDS encoding PhzF family phenazine biosynthesis isomerase, producing MIAYSEVSAFTDTPGFGNRAGVVLDASGLSEREMQALAAFLDAPETVFVTRLSSGAVRVRYFTPSQEVDFCGHATVALGLMLAQNGHWAGEDLVLETLVGRIPLQLVCDAGVPSRVWMKQRLPEVRAVPRSLHADLAEALGLDVRMIHRGLPLAASSTGLWSVFVPLLDSVILDGLEPNLAQIRMLSEALDVVSVYAYTPVGVNRFAARDFAPAVGIPEDPVTGSAAGALMALLAAEGKLPVRNERACGVVFQGHALGTPGEVEVEVEVRGQTVTAVYVGGCAVLDREGVWKREV